The Lysinibacter cavernae genome has a window encoding:
- the nucS gene encoding endonuclease NucS: MRVVIAKCSVDYAGRLNAHLPLATRLLMLKGDGSVLIHSDGGSYKPLNWMSPPCSVSDVEVEQDQADAGITEIWKVVHHKTADMLVINIHEIFSDASHELGVDPGLIKDGVEAHLQKLLAEHIETLGEGYQLVRREYFTAIGPVDILARDENGGHVAVELKRRGDIDGVEQLTRYLELMNRDPLLAPVQGVFAAQEIKPQARTLAEDRGIRCVVLDYDALRGMADHNALF; this comes from the coding sequence GTGCGTGTGGTGATAGCGAAATGCTCTGTTGATTATGCGGGTCGGCTCAATGCCCACCTGCCCCTTGCGACCCGTCTGCTCATGCTGAAAGGCGACGGCAGCGTGCTCATCCATTCGGATGGCGGCTCCTATAAGCCCCTCAACTGGATGAGCCCACCCTGCAGCGTGAGCGACGTTGAGGTTGAGCAAGACCAGGCGGATGCCGGCATCACCGAGATCTGGAAGGTCGTGCACCACAAGACGGCCGACATGCTCGTGATCAACATCCACGAGATCTTCAGCGACGCAAGCCACGAGCTTGGGGTCGACCCTGGCCTCATTAAGGATGGCGTCGAAGCGCACCTGCAGAAGCTGCTCGCCGAGCACATCGAGACGCTCGGCGAGGGCTACCAGCTGGTTCGCCGCGAGTATTTCACCGCGATCGGGCCCGTGGACATCCTCGCCCGCGACGAGAACGGCGGCCACGTTGCCGTCGAGCTCAAGCGCCGCGGCGACATCGACGGCGTTGAGCAGCTCACTCGCTACCTCGAACTCATGAACCGCGACCCGCTGCTTGCGCCCGTTCAGGGCGTATTTGCCGCGCAGGAGATTAAGCCGCAGGCACGCACCCTCGCCGAGGACCGTGGCATCCGCTGTGTTGTACTCGACTACGACGCGCTTCGCGGCATGGCCGACCACAACGCGCTGTTCTAG
- a CDS encoding histidine kinase: MPHTPEPKSRTRPPLLVRSSRTLERTVLGIVAVAYLLDAFMTAIGEWGPAALVGLALSATGLALGYRGRPLLGTLLVAAAPLAQAILGVDPIAIWSIGCFIAFLFTLRGAPGLLTGLIIGIANFGAAAFHEGTLDVSVDASASIAAFAALVGAAAGAASYGQRQYWSELEGRVEDAVATRDSAIKQGVAEERVRIARDLHDSIGHEIAVVSMHLGSAEAHLEHDPAAVPADLAAARAGVQSVLVEVQGILKILRVGDAVVDLAPTPQHGGVPQLVESFRSAGMTLETELDGLAHPLAQPVSAAAYRIVQEALTNAQKHGTGTASLRLSIAEAGTVSIEVVSMIANASALNHPSKRRAAEAPISGGHGIIGMRERAASVGGTVTTRSENNLFWLTAELPPNGVPTA; encoded by the coding sequence GTGCCGCACACCCCCGAACCCAAGTCACGAACCCGCCCGCCGCTGCTGGTGCGTTCATCGCGCACCCTCGAGCGGACGGTCCTCGGCATCGTCGCCGTCGCGTATCTCCTCGATGCGTTCATGACCGCCATCGGAGAGTGGGGGCCAGCTGCGCTCGTTGGGCTTGCCCTTTCGGCGACGGGGCTTGCCCTCGGCTATCGAGGGCGCCCGCTCCTTGGCACGCTGCTGGTTGCGGCGGCGCCGCTCGCGCAGGCCATCCTCGGGGTCGACCCGATCGCAATCTGGTCAATCGGCTGCTTTATCGCGTTCCTCTTCACCCTCCGCGGCGCCCCCGGCCTCCTCACCGGCCTCATCATCGGCATCGCTAACTTCGGGGCGGCGGCCTTTCACGAGGGAACCCTCGACGTTTCGGTGGATGCCTCAGCCTCAATCGCAGCCTTCGCCGCGCTCGTTGGAGCCGCGGCCGGGGCCGCCTCCTACGGTCAGCGCCAGTACTGGTCAGAGCTTGAGGGGCGGGTCGAGGATGCCGTCGCCACCAGGGATTCTGCCATCAAACAGGGCGTCGCCGAAGAACGGGTGCGCATCGCCCGCGACCTGCACGACAGCATTGGACACGAGATTGCGGTCGTCAGCATGCACCTTGGCTCGGCAGAAGCCCACCTGGAACACGACCCGGCTGCGGTGCCTGCCGATCTTGCCGCGGCGAGGGCTGGCGTGCAATCGGTGCTCGTCGAGGTGCAGGGCATCCTCAAGATCCTCAGGGTCGGGGATGCCGTTGTTGACCTCGCGCCAACGCCCCAGCACGGCGGGGTTCCGCAGCTCGTCGAATCGTTCCGCTCGGCAGGTATGACGTTAGAGACGGAACTCGACGGGCTCGCGCATCCACTCGCCCAGCCGGTGAGCGCCGCGGCGTACCGCATCGTGCAAGAGGCGCTGACCAACGCCCAGAAACACGGCACGGGTACGGCATCCCTTCGCCTTTCGATAGCCGAGGCCGGAACCGTGTCCATCGAAGTCGTGAGCATGATCGCCAACGCCTCTGCACTCAACCATCCGAGCAAACGCCGCGCTGCTGAGGCGCCCATTTCGGGAGGGCACGGAATCATCGGCATGCGAGAACGGGCCGCCTCCGTTGGCGGCACGGTGACCACCCGCTCAGAAAACAACCTCTTCTGGCTCACGGCAGAGCTTCCCCCGAACGGAGTACCAACCGCGTGA
- a CDS encoding DUF2867 domain-containing protein produces MITPTFTSLVFDSMPAPDFTDLLAIPLPSGTSTDPRVWAEAIFGTAGIPVWVGAALAIRQFLVPLIGIPRAATSVFDVTRVEGEEALIVAPDKHLTFHCAVGVDAQQRLLRVTTAVTLNGWRGKLYFAPVRLAHPVVVRSMMLKASRSSEVRVSQQTKTLSVSPPDQSRADQTMR; encoded by the coding sequence ATGATCACCCCAACCTTCACATCACTCGTCTTCGACAGCATGCCAGCGCCCGACTTCACCGATCTACTCGCGATCCCCCTGCCCTCGGGGACGTCAACTGACCCACGAGTGTGGGCAGAGGCTATCTTTGGCACCGCGGGAATACCCGTCTGGGTAGGCGCGGCGCTCGCCATCCGTCAATTCCTCGTCCCACTCATCGGCATTCCTCGCGCGGCCACCTCAGTATTTGATGTCACCAGAGTCGAGGGAGAGGAGGCCCTGATTGTTGCGCCGGACAAGCACCTCACGTTCCACTGCGCAGTTGGCGTGGATGCGCAACAACGCCTCCTGCGCGTCACAACCGCCGTGACCCTCAACGGGTGGCGAGGCAAGCTCTATTTTGCGCCGGTCCGTCTCGCCCATCCGGTAGTCGTTCGCTCGATGATGCTCAAGGCGTCACGCAGCTCGGAGGTACGGGTCTCACAACAAACAAAGACGCTTAGCGTAAGCCCGCCGGACCAATCTCGCGCCGACCAAACCATGCGGTGA
- a CDS encoding TetR/AcrR family transcriptional regulator: MRIESESAKNQWVTAAFECMLDGGLRNIRIEALARALGVTKGSFYHHFANRAELVRAAVERWELEGTDAIIALANREGAPAERLHRLLGVIAGSSAQQGRGELMLFLEASDEGVGDAVARVTGRRIAYVAQLLEEHGVPSGLAQRRAVMAVAEYHGARVIAAGTDSLPVDERVLDVGDAIRFLETTLLAP; encoded by the coding sequence ATGCGAATAGAGAGCGAATCTGCCAAGAACCAGTGGGTTACTGCCGCGTTTGAGTGCATGCTCGATGGCGGCCTTCGGAACATCCGCATTGAAGCCCTCGCTCGCGCGCTTGGTGTCACGAAGGGCTCGTTCTATCATCACTTTGCCAACAGGGCGGAGCTTGTTCGCGCTGCGGTTGAGCGGTGGGAGCTTGAAGGAACCGATGCCATTATTGCCCTGGCGAACCGTGAAGGCGCCCCGGCCGAGCGGCTTCACCGCTTGCTTGGGGTTATCGCGGGCTCAAGTGCGCAGCAGGGTAGAGGCGAGCTCATGCTGTTCCTTGAGGCCTCGGATGAAGGCGTGGGGGATGCCGTCGCCAGGGTCACGGGGCGACGGATCGCCTATGTTGCGCAACTGCTTGAAGAGCACGGGGTGCCAAGTGGCCTGGCGCAGCGCAGGGCGGTCATGGCGGTGGCTGAGTATCACGGCGCCCGCGTGATCGCGGCCGGAACCGACTCGCTGCCGGTGGACGAACGGGTGCTGGATGTTGGCGACGCCATCCGGTTCCTCGAGACCACGCTCTTGGCGCCATAA
- a CDS encoding helix-turn-helix transcriptional regulator, with amino-acid sequence MGDVQADIREFLKSRRARLTPEQAGLPIYGGNRRVAGLRREEVAMLTGVSVDYYIRLERGNLAGASESVLDALARTLQLDEAEREYLFDLARAAGPTRRPKKQPASLVRPAIQQVLDAMADAPAWVRNGRHDILAANRMGRALYAPMFEGSAHAVNTARFTYLDPRAHTFWRDYDAVANNAASMLRLEAGRNPHDPELIRLVGELSTQSEVFRERWASRDVVLHRSGIKRLHHPIVGDLDLNYESMELPSEPGLVMNVYTAPVGSASADALRMLASWAATREEEAPIIGVSAER; translated from the coding sequence ATGGGAGATGTACAAGCGGACATCCGCGAATTTCTGAAATCTCGGCGAGCCAGGCTCACCCCTGAGCAGGCGGGCTTGCCCATCTATGGCGGCAACCGTCGGGTGGCTGGCCTCCGTCGCGAAGAGGTCGCGATGCTCACCGGGGTATCGGTTGACTACTACATCAGGCTAGAACGCGGCAATCTTGCAGGGGCTTCCGAGAGCGTGCTCGACGCACTTGCCCGCACCCTGCAACTTGATGAGGCCGAGCGGGAGTACCTGTTTGACCTTGCGCGCGCGGCTGGCCCGACGCGGCGGCCGAAAAAGCAACCGGCCTCGCTAGTACGTCCGGCCATCCAGCAGGTTCTGGATGCCATGGCCGACGCCCCCGCCTGGGTTCGCAACGGGCGCCACGACATCCTTGCCGCCAACCGGATGGGCAGGGCCCTCTACGCCCCCATGTTCGAGGGTTCCGCTCACGCGGTGAATACCGCAAGGTTCACCTACCTCGATCCAAGGGCGCATACGTTCTGGCGCGATTACGACGCCGTCGCCAATAACGCGGCTTCGATGTTGCGGCTTGAGGCCGGGCGCAACCCGCACGATCCCGAACTGATCCGACTCGTTGGTGAGCTCTCGACGCAGAGCGAGGTGTTCCGCGAACGCTGGGCCTCCCGCGATGTTGTGCTGCATCGGAGTGGAATCAAGCGGCTGCACCATCCCATAGTTGGGGATCTTGACCTCAACTACGAGTCGATGGAACTCCCGAGCGAGCCCGGACTCGTCATGAATGTTTACACCGCTCCCGTTGGCTCTGCTTCGGCGGATGCCCTCAGGATGTTGGCATCGTGGGCGGCGACGCGCGAGGAGGAAGCCCCGATCATCGGGGTGAGCGCAGAGCGTTAG
- a CDS encoding methyltransferase family protein — MQTVEANGGMSGGAADTRPAPCNPVVRLGRGAGRLYFALQALAGILWWILVPLSPLVQDVTLGSLNPALVAALDLPLFVGASALASLGIRWALWVVTPWTLLVTAAMMLVATITGEAGWGALLMIASSVGTVAATLLMYAGRFPVELIANGPFKFRVARQASTRSHLATTALQITVFWGLSLAVVPLILVAVEWRWGLHIDLTPATNASGIALLIAASALGIWSAVSMVSHGKGTPLPAAQTSELVIAGPYRWVRNPMAVAGIAQGVAVGMIANSWLVIAYALCGSLVWNWLIRPVEEADLTARFGAAYLDYQTRVRCWVPRLGTPDRHSLRDTSG, encoded by the coding sequence ATGCAAACGGTCGAAGCAAACGGCGGGATGAGCGGGGGAGCGGCGGACACTCGGCCGGCTCCCTGCAACCCCGTCGTCCGCCTTGGCCGAGGAGCAGGACGCCTGTATTTTGCGTTGCAGGCCCTCGCCGGCATCCTCTGGTGGATACTCGTGCCGCTTTCGCCATTAGTGCAAGACGTCACGCTCGGCTCGCTCAACCCGGCACTGGTCGCTGCCCTCGACCTGCCGCTGTTTGTTGGGGCTTCGGCGCTCGCGAGCCTCGGCATCCGCTGGGCCCTCTGGGTCGTGACCCCGTGGACGCTGCTCGTCACCGCGGCAATGATGCTCGTTGCGACCATCACGGGAGAGGCCGGATGGGGAGCCCTGCTCATGATCGCGAGCTCGGTTGGCACGGTTGCGGCGACCCTGCTCATGTACGCTGGCCGATTCCCTGTTGAGCTCATCGCAAACGGTCCGTTCAAGTTTCGTGTGGCTCGCCAGGCATCCACCCGGTCGCATCTGGCGACCACTGCCCTGCAAATCACTGTCTTCTGGGGGCTTTCCCTCGCTGTGGTTCCGCTCATCCTTGTTGCCGTCGAATGGCGCTGGGGGCTGCACATTGACCTCACTCCAGCTACAAATGCCTCCGGCATTGCGCTCCTCATTGCCGCAAGCGCCCTCGGCATCTGGTCGGCGGTGAGCATGGTCAGTCACGGCAAAGGCACCCCGCTTCCGGCCGCGCAGACGTCGGAACTGGTGATCGCCGGGCCCTACCGCTGGGTGCGCAACCCAATGGCCGTTGCCGGCATCGCGCAGGGAGTCGCGGTTGGCATGATCGCAAATTCGTGGCTCGTGATCGCATACGCACTGTGCGGATCGCTGGTCTGGAACTGGCTCATCCGCCCGGTCGAGGAGGCCGACCTCACCGCACGGTTTGGTGCCGCCTATCTCGACTACCAGACGCGAGTTCGGTGCTGGGTGCCGCGACTCGGCACCCCTGACAGGCACAGCCTGCGCGACACCAGCGGTTAG
- a CDS encoding DUF2127 domain-containing protein: protein MSDSSRAQIPSRRNVRWAAILQLIQGGLMEGLPFLGLLALLLFGVDASIPAKGFSFIVPFFNEHLYLMMAMSGVFGALRVIGAIGLLRNRMWGFALSLINCVVTLVLMMFMLPAGIFDGLLSGGALLLLLTAWFGRREIGPAGLR from the coding sequence ATGTCAGATTCCAGCCGTGCGCAGATCCCGAGCCGTCGGAACGTGCGCTGGGCCGCGATTCTGCAGCTGATTCAGGGTGGGCTCATGGAGGGGTTGCCGTTTCTTGGCCTTCTCGCGCTGCTCCTGTTTGGTGTTGACGCGTCGATACCGGCCAAGGGCTTCTCGTTTATCGTTCCATTTTTTAATGAGCACCTGTACCTTATGATGGCGATGAGCGGCGTGTTTGGGGCCCTCCGCGTCATTGGGGCCATTGGGCTGCTGCGGAACCGGATGTGGGGCTTCGCTCTTTCGCTGATCAACTGCGTCGTGACGCTTGTGCTCATGATGTTTATGCTGCCGGCGGGTATCTTTGATGGCCTGCTCTCGGGCGGTGCGCTGTTGCTGCTGCTCACCGCATGGTTTGGTCGGCGCGAGATTGGTCCGGCGGGCTTACGCTAA
- a CDS encoding aldo/keto reductase, translating to MTVTNLTLNNGITMPSLGFGVFQSPPEETTAAVAEALRVGYRHIDTAAAYGNEREVGQAIAASGLPRDEVFVETKVWISDYGYDKTLHAFEKSAAKLGIEQIDLLILHQALPSEFAQTLDAYRALERLAADGKVRAIGVSNFMPEHLTQLLDVATIAPAVNQIEMHPYFQQRQLVAMNAEHGILTQAWSPIGGITFYREGPGGSVLDDPTIAAIAEAHGKSAAQVMLRWHLQQGRSAIPKSVKPHRIAENFDVFDFELTDAELAQIDSLDTGIRRGPEPEQITLETFWRDIPEA from the coding sequence ATGACTGTTACCAATCTCACCCTGAACAACGGAATCACAATGCCATCTCTTGGCTTCGGCGTGTTCCAGTCTCCACCTGAAGAGACGACCGCAGCGGTCGCCGAGGCGCTGCGCGTTGGCTATCGCCACATCGATACCGCCGCTGCTTACGGCAACGAGCGAGAGGTTGGCCAGGCGATTGCTGCCTCTGGCCTCCCGAGGGACGAAGTCTTTGTTGAGACCAAAGTGTGGATTAGCGACTACGGCTACGACAAGACCCTCCACGCGTTCGAAAAATCGGCCGCAAAGCTTGGTATCGAGCAGATTGATTTGCTTATTCTGCACCAGGCGTTGCCCTCCGAATTTGCGCAAACGTTGGATGCCTACCGCGCGCTTGAACGGCTCGCAGCTGACGGCAAGGTGCGGGCGATCGGTGTGAGCAATTTCATGCCAGAGCACCTCACGCAGCTGTTGGATGTTGCGACCATCGCGCCAGCGGTGAACCAGATCGAGATGCATCCGTACTTCCAGCAGCGCCAGCTCGTGGCGATGAATGCTGAGCACGGCATCCTGACCCAGGCGTGGTCGCCTATCGGAGGCATCACGTTTTACCGCGAGGGCCCGGGCGGCAGCGTGCTTGACGACCCCACAATCGCCGCAATCGCTGAGGCTCACGGCAAGTCTGCGGCGCAGGTCATGCTGCGCTGGCACCTGCAGCAGGGGCGATCAGCTATTCCAAAGTCGGTCAAGCCGCATCGAATCGCCGAGAACTTCGATGTCTTTGACTTTGAACTGACCGACGCCGAGCTCGCGCAGATTGATTCGCTCGACACGGGCATCCGGCGCGGTCCTGAGCCAGAGCAGATCACGCTTGAGACCTTTTGGCGAGACATCCCCGAGGCCTAA
- a CDS encoding metal-dependent transcriptional regulator produces MAVSSLTNATQDYLKVIWAATEWSDDVSVSVTYVAESLGVRTSTVSDGLKKLTEQGLVDHKPYGGITLTELGHSYAVSMVRRHRLIETFLVNMMGYTWDEVHDEAEVLEHAMSDTLIDRLDAALGHPERDPHGDPIPTASGTPRRQDAYQLSSAPIGQPVLVSRISDDNPEMLRYFAGLGLTPGIQVTIVEHRPYAGVSSIRIANEAAPDQAPVDLGSVALASVWVENCEG; encoded by the coding sequence ATGGCTGTTTCCTCTCTCACCAACGCGACCCAAGACTATTTAAAGGTCATTTGGGCCGCAACCGAGTGGAGCGACGATGTCAGCGTGAGCGTCACCTATGTTGCCGAATCGCTTGGCGTTCGCACCTCTACCGTCTCTGACGGCCTCAAGAAGCTCACCGAGCAGGGCCTTGTTGACCACAAGCCATACGGCGGCATCACCCTCACCGAGCTTGGCCACAGCTACGCGGTTTCTATGGTCCGCCGCCACCGACTCATCGAGACCTTCCTCGTCAACATGATGGGCTACACCTGGGACGAGGTGCACGACGAAGCCGAAGTGCTCGAGCACGCCATGAGCGATACGCTCATTGACCGCCTCGACGCGGCGCTTGGCCACCCAGAACGCGACCCACACGGGGACCCAATTCCAACGGCATCCGGAACCCCTCGCCGCCAGGATGCCTACCAGTTGTCGAGCGCCCCCATCGGGCAGCCAGTGCTGGTCAGCCGCATCTCAGACGATAACCCCGAGATGCTGCGCTACTTTGCTGGCCTCGGACTCACGCCTGGTATCCAGGTCACCATTGTTGAGCACCGGCCGTATGCGGGCGTCAGCAGCATTCGTATCGCCAACGAGGCCGCGCCAGATCAGGCACCGGTAGATCTTGGGTCGGTTGCGCTTGCGTCAGTATGGGTCGAAAACTGCGAGGGCTGA
- a CDS encoding SseB family protein, whose protein sequence is MSSRDTHDDSNDVLGEGTPEEQSDATPDAAADAVAGGTGAGGGAANGVSAASGIAAGIIPAEVTADYQNEAAKIALDALMATPDYERLSAFFTAISSDYLVVDVSGSKHKKKGTRVRTVRSTKGQLILPVFTSMAELRAAVPVAQRETVKGAVMPALDALALITTDNFVGAQFDAGSAAFVVLRKYLQRILAGEDISADALQS, encoded by the coding sequence ATGAGCTCACGCGATACGCACGACGATTCCAATGATGTTCTGGGCGAAGGCACGCCGGAGGAACAGAGCGACGCGACTCCGGATGCTGCTGCAGACGCGGTCGCCGGTGGAACTGGTGCCGGTGGTGGTGCAGCCAATGGCGTGAGTGCAGCCAGCGGCATCGCGGCGGGGATCATCCCGGCCGAGGTCACGGCCGATTACCAGAACGAAGCCGCGAAGATCGCACTCGATGCCCTCATGGCGACGCCAGACTACGAGCGACTTTCCGCGTTTTTCACCGCAATTTCTAGCGATTACCTCGTTGTTGACGTGAGCGGCTCAAAACATAAAAAGAAGGGCACCCGAGTTCGTACCGTGCGGTCGACGAAGGGCCAGCTCATCCTGCCCGTTTTCACCTCGATGGCCGAGCTGCGGGCCGCCGTTCCCGTCGCCCAGCGCGAGACGGTCAAGGGGGCAGTCATGCCTGCGCTAGATGCCCTCGCCCTCATCACGACCGACAATTTTGTGGGCGCCCAGTTCGATGCTGGATCTGCCGCCTTTGTGGTGCTGCGAAAGTACCTGCAGCGCATCCTTGCCGGCGAGGACATCTCGGCGGACGCACTTCAGTCATAG
- a CDS encoding HAD hydrolase-like protein translates to MANTTDTTINSTVEGTPDSSLVANPNSISPEVAAELSAKTPPWSCILFDLDGTITDSAPGIMARISQALEQVGQPKPSEAELFAMIGPPLRDTFIHTLGMTPELADETLIIQRNIAAQLGPGSGSAVYPGVAGLIREVHAAGIPIGLATSKGELQAVEILEHFDLTDCFTAIVGASLDETRSAKADVVEEALIRLSAAGVDTSNPVMVGDRIFDINGAAAHGIPTIVVEWGYGSPEESTGALSIVHSTDQLRSRLIP, encoded by the coding sequence ATGGCCAACACGACTGACACCACGATTAACAGCACCGTTGAGGGCACCCCCGATAGTTCCCTCGTTGCAAACCCGAACAGCATCAGCCCCGAGGTTGCGGCAGAACTCTCGGCAAAGACCCCACCGTGGTCATGCATCCTGTTTGATCTCGACGGCACCATCACCGACTCGGCGCCGGGGATCATGGCCCGCATTAGCCAGGCACTCGAGCAGGTCGGCCAGCCAAAACCGAGCGAGGCAGAGCTCTTCGCGATGATTGGTCCTCCGCTTCGCGACACGTTCATCCACACCCTCGGGATGACTCCAGAGCTTGCCGACGAAACCCTCATCATCCAGCGCAATATCGCCGCACAGCTCGGGCCAGGCTCTGGTTCTGCTGTGTACCCTGGCGTCGCCGGTCTGATTCGTGAGGTCCACGCGGCCGGTATCCCCATTGGCCTGGCCACATCTAAGGGCGAGCTGCAGGCCGTCGAAATCCTCGAACATTTTGACCTCACCGACTGCTTTACGGCCATCGTTGGCGCGTCGCTCGATGAGACCAGAAGCGCCAAAGCGGATGTTGTTGAGGAGGCGCTCATTCGCCTCAGCGCCGCCGGCGTTGACACAAGCAACCCCGTCATGGTGGGCGACCGGATCTTTGACATCAACGGTGCGGCTGCCCACGGCATCCCAACCATCGTTGTGGAGTGGGGTTACGGCAGCCCGGAGGAGTCGACAGGAGCGCTCTCGATCGTGCACTCGACCGATCAGCTTCGTTCGCGCCTGATTCCGTAG
- a CDS encoding aldo/keto reductase — translation MEYRPLGRTGVLVSPLCLGTMMFGPWGNNDQADATRIIHHALDAGINFVDTADVYSGGVSEEIVGRALAGRRDDVVLATKFFMPMDARPNHSGGSRRWIMRAVEDSLRRLGTDYIDLYQVHRPSPTTDVEETLGALTDLVRQGKVRSIGSSSYSGSQIVEAQWVARERNLSRFATEQPPYSILVRGIEQDVLPAIQRHGMGSLSYSPLAGGWLSGKWRKDAAPVPTSQARPTARFDMTTAANQRKLDVVDELGRLADDAGIPLIELAIAFVIRHPGITSAIIGPRTMEQLQSQLPAASLTLSDEILDRIDGLVPPGTTINPDDNSYGAAELLPSSRRR, via the coding sequence ATGGAATATCGACCACTCGGACGCACCGGCGTTCTTGTCAGCCCACTGTGTTTGGGCACGATGATGTTTGGCCCGTGGGGCAACAACGACCAGGCCGACGCAACACGCATCATCCATCACGCCCTCGACGCTGGCATTAATTTTGTCGATACCGCGGATGTGTACTCCGGCGGTGTCTCCGAAGAGATTGTCGGAAGGGCCCTTGCCGGCCGACGGGACGATGTGGTGCTCGCAACCAAGTTCTTCATGCCGATGGATGCTCGCCCGAATCATTCTGGCGGCTCTCGAAGGTGGATCATGCGGGCGGTCGAAGACTCGCTCCGCAGGCTCGGCACCGACTACATCGACCTGTATCAGGTGCACCGTCCAAGCCCGACGACGGATGTTGAAGAAACTCTCGGGGCGCTGACCGATCTCGTGCGGCAGGGAAAGGTCCGCTCCATTGGCTCATCCTCGTACTCTGGGAGCCAAATCGTTGAGGCGCAGTGGGTCGCTCGCGAACGCAACCTGTCGCGGTTTGCGACTGAGCAGCCGCCGTACTCAATTCTTGTTCGGGGTATTGAGCAGGATGTGCTGCCAGCGATTCAGCGGCACGGCATGGGCTCGCTGAGCTACAGCCCCCTCGCTGGCGGCTGGCTGTCTGGCAAGTGGCGAAAGGATGCCGCGCCGGTGCCGACCTCGCAGGCTCGGCCAACAGCTCGCTTCGACATGACGACTGCAGCCAATCAGCGAAAACTTGACGTTGTTGACGAGCTTGGCCGCCTCGCGGATGACGCGGGAATCCCCTTGATCGAGCTGGCTATTGCCTTTGTGATCCGCCACCCGGGCATCACATCCGCAATTATTGGTCCACGCACGATGGAGCAACTGCAATCGCAGTTGCCTGCCGCCAGCCTCACGCTCAGCGATGAGATTCTGGACCGTATTGATGGACTGGTTCCGCCGGGAACAACGATCAACCCCGACGACAATAGCTATGGCGCGGCCGAGCTGTTGCCGTCCTCGCGGCGGCGCTGA
- a CDS encoding C40 family peptidase, translating into MAIQRWRVAVALGAAFSTALLLLPAISMQTNVSDEVYVPSYAANTEVSAADAKRPAAFDPESVSPSTLASIDAEVADHVLADLQAQEAAALKSNAALLTGPVVMPADVDPKSVVGLAYSKIGSAYVFGATGASTFDCSGLTQWVYGQTGVSIPHYTEAQYASGRVVSAADARPGDVVYKPGHVGIYIGGNEMIHAGNEATGVEKSSIWFTPTFLRFGE; encoded by the coding sequence TTGGCTATTCAACGTTGGCGTGTCGCCGTTGCGCTCGGCGCTGCCTTCTCGACGGCTCTCCTCTTGCTTCCGGCAATCAGCATGCAGACCAACGTCAGCGACGAGGTTTACGTTCCAAGCTATGCCGCAAATACCGAGGTGAGTGCCGCGGATGCCAAGCGCCCGGCCGCCTTTGACCCAGAGTCGGTCTCTCCGAGCACCCTCGCCTCCATCGACGCCGAAGTGGCCGATCATGTCCTTGCCGACTTACAAGCACAAGAGGCCGCCGCGCTCAAATCCAATGCCGCGCTCCTGACTGGCCCTGTTGTTATGCCGGCCGACGTCGATCCAAAGAGCGTTGTTGGTCTTGCCTATTCAAAGATTGGTTCGGCCTACGTGTTTGGTGCCACCGGCGCTTCGACATTTGACTGCTCAGGGCTTACGCAGTGGGTCTACGGGCAGACGGGCGTCTCAATTCCGCACTACACCGAAGCCCAATACGCGTCGGGCCGAGTGGTTTCCGCCGCAGACGCGCGCCCAGGCGACGTCGTGTACAAACCGGGTCACGTTGGCATCTACATTGGTGGCAACGAGATGATTCACGCCGGAAACGAGGCGACCGGCGTCGAGAAATCGAGCATCTGGTTCACGCCAACCTTCTTGCGATTCGGCGAATAA
- a CDS encoding acyl-CoA thioesterase has protein sequence MTTASYTVRKWVKPEDLNQHGTLFGGSLLRWIDEEAAICAIFQLGNDRLVTKFISEINFVSSAVQGDLIEMNFSVVKFGRTSITLSCHVRNVLTRDEVLTISTIVFVGLGSDGLPVAHGLTDATQGSERVPFRESRRLG, from the coding sequence ATGACAACAGCAAGCTACACGGTTCGCAAATGGGTGAAGCCTGAAGACCTGAACCAGCACGGCACGCTCTTTGGCGGAAGCTTGCTGCGGTGGATTGACGAAGAGGCCGCGATCTGCGCCATTTTCCAGCTTGGTAACGACCGGCTGGTAACCAAGTTCATTTCCGAGATCAACTTCGTGAGCTCGGCCGTGCAGGGCGACCTCATCGAGATGAATTTTTCGGTCGTGAAGTTCGGTCGCACCTCAATTACGCTGTCATGCCACGTGCGCAACGTCCTGACGCGCGACGAGGTGTTGACGATTAGCACGATCGTGTTTGTTGGCCTTGGGTCCGACGGGCTGCCGGTGGCTCATGGGCTCACCGACGCAACGCAGGGCAGCGAGCGGGTGCCATTCCGAGAGAGCCGACGGCTGGGTTAA